One Ogataea parapolymorpha DL-1 chromosome VI, whole genome shotgun sequence DNA window includes the following coding sequences:
- a CDS encoding putative mitochondrial carrier, which yields MENKRSALSLPEPALSLVSGGIAGALSRTAVSPMERVKVLQQVQGSTNSYQGVFGSVRQIWREEGYRGLYRGNGINCIRVIPYSAVQYASYQRLKRFLARPDGSLSTESRLVAGTVAGFLSVLVSYPMDLVKTRLSVQTAQLRNLKSRASIEKPPGMWQSLVNIYRNEGGIPALYRGIMPTSWGVAPYTALNFTMYESMKELVPEKHRKNPAIALTLGAISGGVGQTIIYPMDVLRRRFQVATLGGGEMGFQYKSTPDALVQIVRKEGYKGLYKGLPANIWKICPSMAVQWMSYDLIRNLLQ from the coding sequence ATGGAAAACAAACGTTCTGCGTTGTCGCTGCCGGAACCGGCGCTCTCTCTGGTATCTGGAGGCATAGCAGGAGCATTATCACGGACTGCTGTATCGCCTATGGAGCGTGTCAAGGTTTTACAGCAAGTCCAAGGATCAACAAATTCGTACCAAGGTGTTTTCGGCTCGGTGCGTCAGATATGGAGAGAGGAAGGGTACAGGGGGCTGTATCGAGGAAACGGCATCAACTGCATTCGCGTGATTCCCTACTCTGCTGTCCAGTACGCGTCGTACCAGCGTCTGAAGCGGTTTCTAGCCCGTCCAGACGGCAGTCTCAGCACAGAAAGCAGACTGGTGGCCGGGACCGTTGCCGGATTTTTGTCGGTTTTGGTGTCGTATCCGATGGATCTGGTGAAAACGAGACTCTCTGTGCAGACGGCACAGCTCAGAAACCTCAAGAGCCGCGCATCGATCGAGAAACCGCCTGGGATGTGGCAGAGTCTCGTGAATATTTATCGCAACGAGGGAGGTATACCTGCGCTTTATCGAGGAATTATGCCGACTTCGTGGGGTGTGGCGCCCTACACGGCTCTCAACTTCACGATGTACGAGAGCatgaaggagctggtgcCCGAGAAACACCGCAAAAACCCTGCCATCGCGCTCACTCTTGGGGCCATCAGCGGCGGGGTGGGGCAGACTATAATTTATCCGATGGACGTTTTGCGTAGACGGTTCCAAGTGGCGACGCTGGGGGGCGGAGAAATGGGATTCCAGTACAAGTCGACGCCGGACGCGCTGGTGCAAATCGTCCGCAAAGAAGGGTACAAGGGACTGTACAAGGGGCTGCCGGCGAACATCTGGAAGATCTGCCCGTCGATGGCTGTGCAG